The following are encoded in a window of Paenibacillus polymyxa genomic DNA:
- the gcvPB gene encoding aminomethyl-transferring glycine dehydrogenase subunit GcvPB — MTHTGQDQKQGLLKEHDQALIFELSRPGRIAYSLPECDVPRRPVAELLPDYALRSEPAALPEVYEVDVIRHYTALSRRNFGVDNGFYPLGSCTMKYNPKVNEDVARYTGFAKIHPYQPEESIQGAMELLHTLQNDLAALTGMDAVTLQPAAGAHGEWTGLMMIRSYHEARGERRTKVLVPDSSHGTNPASATVAGFETVTLPSTPEGLVDLDALRQAVGNDTAALMLTNPNTLGLFEKQITDIAAIVHDAGGLLYYDGANSNAIMGITRPGDMGFDVVHLNLHKTMSTPHGGGGPGAGPVGVKQRLIPYLPKPLVVRDPQGVYHWDREQGDSIGRVKAFYGNFGILVRAYAYIRSYGPDGLKRVSECAVLNANYMMHRLAPHFDLPYPGHCKHEFVMSGRGLKKFGVRTLDVAKRLLDFGYHPPTIYFPLNVEECIMIEPTETESKETLDAFVDTMIHIAREAEENPELVLNAPYTTPVTRLDETTAARKPVLNCSCS; from the coding sequence ATGACACACACCGGACAGGATCAGAAACAAGGGCTGTTGAAGGAACACGATCAAGCGCTCATTTTTGAATTGAGCCGTCCGGGTCGCATCGCCTATTCCCTTCCCGAGTGCGACGTTCCCCGTCGCCCGGTGGCAGAGCTTTTGCCAGATTATGCACTGCGCAGCGAACCTGCGGCATTACCCGAGGTATACGAAGTAGACGTTATTCGGCATTATACCGCCTTGTCCCGGCGCAATTTCGGCGTGGACAACGGATTTTATCCGCTCGGCTCCTGTACGATGAAATACAATCCGAAAGTGAATGAGGATGTCGCCCGATATACAGGCTTCGCCAAAATCCATCCATATCAGCCCGAGGAGAGCATCCAGGGTGCTATGGAGCTGCTGCATACGCTCCAAAATGATTTGGCTGCATTAACTGGTATGGATGCCGTCACACTTCAGCCCGCCGCGGGCGCCCATGGCGAATGGACCGGGCTGATGATGATTCGCTCATACCACGAAGCACGTGGTGAGCGACGTACCAAGGTGCTCGTGCCGGATTCCTCGCACGGAACGAACCCCGCCAGCGCAACCGTCGCGGGCTTCGAAACAGTCACCCTGCCCTCCACCCCTGAGGGGCTGGTGGATCTGGATGCGTTACGTCAAGCCGTAGGCAACGACACCGCTGCGCTCATGCTGACCAACCCGAACACGCTTGGACTGTTCGAGAAGCAAATCACTGACATTGCTGCCATCGTGCATGACGCGGGTGGTCTGCTCTACTATGACGGGGCGAACTCCAACGCCATCATGGGAATTACCCGCCCCGGGGATATGGGCTTCGATGTAGTGCATCTCAATTTGCACAAAACGATGAGTACCCCGCACGGCGGCGGCGGCCCCGGCGCTGGGCCTGTCGGCGTAAAGCAACGGCTCATCCCTTATTTGCCCAAGCCGCTTGTCGTACGTGATCCGCAGGGGGTGTACCACTGGGATCGGGAACAGGGAGATTCTATTGGACGGGTTAAAGCCTTTTACGGCAACTTCGGTATTCTCGTTCGTGCCTACGCCTATATCCGTAGCTACGGTCCTGATGGCTTAAAGCGTGTATCGGAATGCGCTGTGCTCAATGCCAATTACATGATGCATCGGCTCGCTCCACATTTTGACCTGCCCTACCCTGGACATTGCAAACACGAGTTCGTAATGTCGGGGCGAGGCTTGAAAAAATTTGGAGTGCGCACGCTTGATGTAGCCAAACGGCTGCTTGATTTCGGCTACCATCCCCCTACAATTTACTTCCCGCTGAATGTAGAGGAGTGCATCATGATCGAGCCCACGGAGACGGAAAGTAAGGAAACACTTGATGCTTTTGTCGACACTATGATTCATATTGCGCGGGAAGCAGAAGAGAACCCTGAGCTGGTGCTCAATGCACCATATACTACTCCAGTCACACGATTGGACGAAACTACCGCAGCCCGCAAACCTGTACTGAATTGCTCATGCAGTTAA
- the ptsG gene encoding glucose-specific PTS transporter subunit IIBC yields MFKKLFGVLQRVGKALMLPVAILPAAGLLLGIGNMLVNPDFLQYIPALNAGWVQSVATIMMNAGQIVFDNLALLFAVGVAVGLAGGEGVAGLAAIIGYLVMNITLGTAVGVTPGLIAQKIPGYANVLGIPTLQTGVFGGIIIGILAAAMYNRFFKIELPSYLGFFAGKRFVPIATAVSSLIVGLALVLIWPPVQQGLNAVSHFMVYSNPTLSAFLFGVIERALIPFGLHHIWYSPFWFEFGEYVNKAGQTVHGDQQIFFSQLRDGVALTASTFQVGKFPFMMFGLPAAALAMYHEARPEHKKYVAGIMGSAALTSFLTGITEPLEFSFLFVAPLLFAVHCIFAGLSFMTMQILHVKIGMTFSGGFIDFLIFGIIPTRTPWWYVIIVGLILAVIYYFGFRFIIRKFNLKTPGREEATENVDGAAAGSSDELPHNILAAFGGSSNIKHLDACITRLRIEVNEKSNVDKARLKQLGASGVLEVGNNVQAIFGTRSDTIKTQMADIMAGRTPAPAPAQPAPQEEKEAGEEQQTIIVEDIVMPVNGELVDISTVPDPVFAERMTGDGFAVVPNDGTIVSPVYGKVFNVFPSKHAIGIQSDGGKEVLVHIGVNTVKLKGQGFDVLVNEGDLVSAGQPIMKVDLEYVKANAKSIISPVIFTNLPEGSSVTLNKTGVLKAGEDGIITIK; encoded by the coding sequence ATGTTTAAAAAGCTTTTCGGCGTTTTACAGCGTGTCGGTAAAGCATTAATGCTTCCTGTAGCGATTTTGCCAGCTGCGGGGCTTTTGTTGGGTATCGGTAACATGCTGGTCAATCCTGATTTTCTCCAGTACATTCCGGCATTAAATGCGGGCTGGGTTCAATCGGTAGCGACGATCATGATGAATGCCGGACAAATCGTTTTTGATAATCTGGCCCTGTTGTTCGCAGTCGGCGTAGCCGTCGGTCTGGCGGGCGGTGAAGGTGTAGCCGGTTTGGCTGCCATCATCGGTTACCTCGTTATGAACATTACTTTGGGTACAGCCGTGGGTGTCACACCTGGTCTGATTGCTCAAAAAATACCGGGTTATGCGAACGTGTTGGGTATTCCAACGCTTCAAACCGGGGTGTTCGGCGGGATAATCATCGGTATACTGGCCGCGGCCATGTACAACCGCTTTTTCAAAATTGAGCTTCCTTCGTATCTGGGCTTTTTCGCGGGTAAGCGTTTCGTTCCAATTGCAACGGCGGTGTCCTCACTGATTGTCGGGCTTGCGCTGGTTCTGATCTGGCCTCCAGTTCAACAAGGACTTAACGCAGTATCTCACTTTATGGTGTATTCCAACCCGACTTTGTCGGCGTTCCTGTTCGGGGTTATCGAACGCGCGCTTATTCCATTTGGTTTGCATCACATCTGGTATTCACCGTTCTGGTTTGAATTTGGTGAATATGTTAACAAAGCAGGTCAAACCGTTCACGGTGACCAGCAGATCTTCTTCAGCCAGCTTCGTGATGGAGTGGCGTTGACAGCAAGTACGTTCCAAGTGGGTAAATTCCCATTCATGATGTTCGGTTTGCCGGCAGCAGCGCTTGCAATGTACCATGAAGCAAGACCAGAACATAAAAAATATGTAGCAGGTATCATGGGTTCAGCAGCATTGACTTCGTTCTTGACAGGTATTACGGAGCCACTGGAATTTTCCTTCCTGTTCGTAGCTCCACTGCTGTTTGCAGTACACTGTATATTCGCAGGTCTGTCATTTATGACCATGCAAATTTTACATGTCAAAATCGGTATGACCTTCTCAGGCGGATTCATTGACTTCCTGATTTTCGGGATTATTCCAACCCGTACGCCTTGGTGGTATGTAATCATCGTCGGTCTGATTTTGGCAGTGATTTACTACTTCGGATTCCGGTTCATCATACGGAAGTTCAACTTGAAAACACCAGGACGTGAAGAAGCTACAGAAAATGTGGATGGTGCAGCAGCCGGTAGTAGTGATGAGCTCCCGCACAACATTTTGGCAGCTTTCGGTGGTTCATCAAATATCAAGCACCTGGATGCTTGTATCACACGTCTTCGGATCGAGGTTAATGAGAAATCGAACGTTGACAAAGCTCGTCTGAAACAACTTGGCGCATCGGGTGTCCTTGAAGTCGGCAACAACGTACAGGCAATTTTCGGTACACGTTCCGACACCATTAAAACTCAAATGGCTGATATCATGGCTGGACGTACACCTGCACCAGCTCCGGCGCAACCTGCTCCACAAGAGGAGAAGGAAGCTGGGGAAGAACAACAAACCATTATTGTAGAAGATATTGTAATGCCTGTTAACGGCGAATTGGTTGATATCTCGACGGTTCCCGATCCGGTATTTGCAGAACGTATGACAGGTGACGGCTTTGCGGTCGTGCCAAATGATGGAACGATTGTGTCCCCTGTTTATGGTAAAGTATTCAATGTATTCCCGAGCAAGCATGCGATTGGTATTCAATCCGATGGTGGTAAAGAAGTGCTTGTTCATATCGGGGTGAATACAGTGAAGCTTAAAGGGCAAGGATTTGACGTTTTGGTGAACGAAGGCGATCTTGTGTCAGCTGGCCAGCCTATTATGAAAGTAGACCTGGAATACGTGAAGGCAAACGCTAAATCCATCATTTCACCTGTCATTTTTACCAACCTTCCAGAAGGTTCTTCGGTAACTTTAAACAAAACTGGAGTATTGAAGGCTGGCGAAGATGGTATAATTACGATAAAATAA
- the gcvT gene encoding glycine cleavage system aminomethyltransferase GcvT has translation MTNLRKTPLYSSYGTQSGVRCIDFGGWELPVQFSGIQKEHEAVRQRAGLFDVSHMGEFLVEGKEAEAFLQRVTTNDVSQLEPGQAQYSLLCYPDGGVVDDLLVYCKGPERYMLVVNASNIDKDWDWLIRHMPASVHMENMSDAIALLALQGPEAARIAAAVADTDITNLASFRFHENVPLFGAKALVSRTGYTGEDGFEFYVPAAEAPVVWEGLLRSGESYGLIPAGLGARDTLRFEARLPLYGQELSATISPLEAGLGFFVKLNKGDFIGREALQRQKEQGIPRKLIGLEMMDRGIPRAHYPVFAEGQRIGEVTTGTQSPTLKRNLGLALVDSRFSALSTPLEVEIRGKRLRAEVVAAPFYKRPR, from the coding sequence ATGACTAATTTGCGAAAAACACCGCTATATTCGTCCTACGGGACGCAGTCTGGGGTTCGTTGTATTGACTTTGGCGGCTGGGAGCTCCCCGTTCAGTTTAGCGGCATTCAAAAGGAGCATGAGGCCGTCCGGCAACGTGCGGGTTTATTCGATGTATCGCATATGGGCGAATTTTTGGTTGAAGGCAAAGAGGCCGAAGCTTTTCTGCAAAGGGTGACCACGAATGATGTCAGCCAGTTGGAACCAGGTCAGGCACAATATTCACTCCTGTGTTACCCCGATGGAGGGGTAGTAGACGACCTGCTTGTTTACTGCAAAGGACCGGAGCGCTACATGCTCGTTGTGAACGCCTCTAACATCGATAAGGATTGGGATTGGCTAATTCGCCATATGCCTGCATCCGTTCACATGGAGAATATGTCTGATGCGATAGCATTGCTGGCGTTGCAAGGACCGGAAGCAGCACGAATTGCCGCAGCCGTGGCAGATACGGACATTACGAATCTGGCATCTTTCCGCTTCCATGAGAATGTGCCATTGTTCGGAGCAAAAGCACTCGTCTCACGAACCGGATATACGGGTGAAGACGGTTTTGAATTTTACGTACCTGCCGCGGAAGCACCAGTCGTATGGGAGGGTTTGCTTCGTTCCGGTGAGTCGTATGGGCTGATTCCCGCTGGACTTGGTGCTCGGGATACCCTACGCTTTGAGGCACGGTTGCCGCTGTACGGACAGGAGTTATCTGCCACGATTTCACCGCTCGAAGCCGGTCTAGGGTTCTTCGTCAAGCTGAATAAAGGAGATTTTATCGGTAGAGAAGCACTGCAACGTCAGAAAGAACAAGGGATTCCTCGCAAATTGATCGGGCTGGAAATGATGGATCGCGGTATCCCTCGCGCCCATTACCCGGTATTCGCAGAAGGACAACGCATCGGTGAGGTCACAACGGGGACTCAGTCTCCCACCTTGAAGCGTAATCTCGGCCTCGCCTTGGTGGACAGTCGTTTTAGCGCCCTCTCCACACCGCTGGAGGTTGAGATTCGTGGCAAACGCCTGCGTGCCGAGGTGGTAGCAGCCCCCTTTTATAAACGCCCGCGCTGA
- the gcvPA gene encoding aminomethyl-transferring glycine dehydrogenase subunit GcvPA — protein sequence MKQHRYLPMTEQDQTEMLRVVGVSSIDDLFSDIPEAIRYQGELPLSSRLDERALTRHLAELAGHNANTDTHASFLGAGIYDHHIPSVIQHITSRSEFYTAYTPYQPEVSQGELQAIFEFQSYICELTGMAVANASMYDGATALAEAGSLSAAATRRKQLIVSRSVHPEARQVLAAYARGLDLDIVEIGCSDGVTDADALAAAVSEQTAAVLVQSPNFFGAVENLKPMADLIHAHKGLLVVSANPLALGLLETPAKQGADIVVGDAQPLGISSSLGGPTCGYFAVSQAHMRRIPGRIVGQTTDRNGKRGFVLTLQAREQHIRREKATSNICSNQALLALSASVYLSVMGRQGIKEVAELNLHKSRYALEQLLSLKGVTASFNAPTFNEFALKLPEGTDMSKLQTELLAAGFIAGYDLGRDYEELAGHMLIAVTEQRTKEEIDQFVHTLGGLL from the coding sequence ATGAAGCAGCATCGCTATCTCCCTATGACTGAACAGGATCAAACCGAAATGCTGCGTGTGGTCGGCGTTTCATCCATCGATGATTTATTCAGTGACATTCCTGAGGCCATTCGATATCAAGGGGAACTCCCTCTTTCTTCTCGGCTCGACGAGAGAGCCTTGACCCGACATTTGGCCGAGCTGGCTGGACACAACGCCAATACAGACACACATGCCAGCTTTCTTGGCGCAGGAATTTATGATCATCATATTCCGTCTGTCATCCAGCACATCACTTCACGCTCGGAATTCTATACAGCCTACACCCCCTATCAGCCGGAAGTAAGCCAAGGCGAGCTACAAGCCATTTTCGAATTTCAGTCGTATATTTGCGAATTGACGGGCATGGCTGTAGCTAATGCCAGCATGTACGACGGAGCGACTGCACTGGCGGAAGCGGGCTCACTGTCCGCTGCGGCTACCCGCCGTAAACAGCTTATCGTATCAAGGTCTGTCCATCCGGAGGCACGTCAGGTATTGGCAGCCTATGCACGTGGATTGGATTTGGACATCGTGGAAATCGGCTGTTCGGACGGCGTAACGGATGCTGATGCGTTAGCGGCGGCCGTATCGGAACAGACCGCGGCTGTATTGGTCCAAAGCCCCAACTTTTTCGGAGCCGTGGAAAACCTGAAGCCGATGGCTGATCTCATCCATGCGCACAAAGGTCTTTTGGTCGTCAGTGCCAACCCACTGGCACTTGGCTTGCTGGAGACACCCGCCAAACAGGGCGCGGATATTGTGGTAGGAGATGCGCAGCCACTTGGCATCTCCTCTTCTCTCGGCGGTCCGACCTGTGGATACTTTGCCGTTTCTCAGGCACATATGCGCCGTATCCCCGGCCGTATTGTGGGTCAGACCACAGACCGTAACGGTAAACGCGGCTTCGTGCTGACCTTGCAAGCGCGGGAACAGCATATCCGCCGCGAAAAGGCCACGTCTAACATTTGCTCCAATCAAGCGTTGCTAGCTTTATCTGCATCTGTATACTTGTCTGTCATGGGTAGACAGGGGATCAAGGAAGTAGCCGAGCTAAATTTGCATAAAAGCCGTTATGCTTTAGAGCAATTGCTGAGCTTGAAGGGCGTAACAGCCTCGTTTAACGCACCGACCTTTAACGAATTTGCCCTTAAACTGCCTGAGGGTACAGATATGAGCAAACTCCAGACCGAGCTGCTAGCTGCTGGATTTATCGCTGGCTACGATTTGGGCCGGGACTATGAGGAACTTGCTGGTCACATGTTGATTGCCGTGACGGAGCAAAGAACCAAAGAAGAGATTGACCAATTTGTACACACCTTGGGGGGATTGCTATGA
- a CDS encoding HPr family phosphocarrier protein, whose amino-acid sequence MQTTFRITDEDGIHARPATALVNTANKFSGAESFAEANGKKVTLKSILGVLSLGLEQGDTINIICEGAEAAEALKALENVIVNEGLGEVHA is encoded by the coding sequence ATGCAAACAACTTTTAGAATTACGGATGAAGACGGTATCCATGCACGTCCTGCAACTGCACTGGTAAATACAGCTAACAAATTCAGCGGTGCTGAATCTTTTGCCGAAGCTAACGGTAAAAAAGTAACTTTGAAATCCATTCTGGGTGTATTGTCTCTGGGTCTGGAACAAGGTGATACTATTAACATTATCTGCGAAGGCGCTGAAGCTGCCGAAGCACTGAAAGCTCTTGAAAATGTAATCGTTAACGAAGGGCTGGGCGAAGTTCATGCTTAA
- the gcvH gene encoding glycine cleavage system protein GcvH, with amino-acid sequence MSEVKQQLWYTDEHEWVQRTADGTLRIGITDFAQHQLGDIVFVELPEVGVTIEQGAEIGTIESVKTVSDLFAPVTGTVLKVNEALESTPELVNESPYEKGWMIEVEMGKDVEEALGKLLSADQYEQLISDEQ; translated from the coding sequence ATGAGTGAAGTAAAGCAGCAACTTTGGTATACAGACGAACATGAGTGGGTTCAGCGCACAGCGGATGGGACGTTGCGGATTGGTATTACAGACTTTGCACAGCATCAACTGGGTGATATTGTTTTTGTAGAATTACCTGAGGTGGGAGTAACGATTGAGCAGGGAGCGGAGATCGGTACGATTGAATCGGTGAAGACGGTATCCGACCTTTTTGCTCCGGTGACGGGAACCGTATTAAAAGTGAATGAAGCGCTGGAAAGTACGCCTGAGCTAGTGAATGAATCTCCCTATGAAAAAGGTTGGATGATCGAAGTAGAGATGGGTAAAGATGTGGAGGAAGCATTGGGCAAGCTACTGTCTGCGGATCAATACGAGCAGTTGATTTCCGATGAGCAGTAA
- the ptsP gene encoding phosphoenolpyruvate--protein phosphotransferase, with amino-acid sequence MLKISGIAASAGIAIARAFILEHPNYAVERRAVGDVEAEIARLDAALVQSQTELESIKEKTLQELGEKKAEIFASHLLILNDPELIDPVKAKIRDEQLNADYALNEVATQFISMFENMKSAYLQERASDMRDVTKRILNHLLGVHFVSPAEIAEETIVLAEDLTPSDTAQLNREFVKGFATNIGGRTSHSAIMARSLEIPAVVGTKNILSQAKSGDLIIVDGLDGHVFVNPTEEIVAEYRAKQVAYDKQREEWRKLRGEATVSVDGVHVELAANIGTPNDVAGVLDNGGEGVGLYRTEFLYMGRDKLPSEEVQYTAYKTVLERMEGKPVVVRTLDIGGDKELPYLDLPKEMNPFLGFRAIRLCLDRQDIFRTQLRALLRASVHGNLRIMFPMIATLNEFREAKAVLLEEKEKLIAEGVSVSEEIQLGIMVEIPSTAVLADQFAKEVDFFSIGTNDLIQYTMAADRMNERVSYLYQPYNPSILRLVKMVIDAAHREGRWVGMCGEMAGDTTAIPLLLGLGLDEFSMSATSILPARSQISKLSRADMEKLATKALDMQTAEQVVELVQSIEG; translated from the coding sequence ATGCTTAAAATTTCCGGGATTGCCGCTTCGGCAGGCATAGCCATTGCCCGGGCGTTTATCTTGGAGCATCCGAATTACGCTGTAGAGAGACGCGCGGTTGGTGATGTTGAGGCTGAAATCGCGAGATTAGATGCGGCTTTGGTACAATCTCAAACCGAATTGGAATCGATTAAGGAGAAAACGCTTCAGGAGCTGGGAGAGAAAAAAGCAGAAATTTTTGCATCTCACCTGCTCATCCTGAATGATCCTGAATTGATCGATCCGGTTAAAGCTAAAATCAGAGACGAGCAGCTTAATGCTGACTATGCTTTGAATGAAGTAGCTACACAGTTCATTTCCATGTTTGAAAACATGAAAAGTGCCTATTTGCAAGAACGCGCATCGGACATGCGTGATGTAACCAAGCGGATCCTGAATCACCTGCTTGGTGTTCATTTTGTTAGTCCTGCAGAAATTGCCGAAGAAACGATTGTGCTTGCAGAAGATTTGACACCTTCCGACACAGCTCAGCTGAACCGTGAATTTGTTAAAGGTTTTGCAACGAACATCGGCGGACGTACTTCGCATTCGGCTATTATGGCTCGCTCACTTGAAATTCCTGCAGTTGTGGGAACGAAAAATATATTGTCTCAAGCTAAAAGCGGCGATTTGATTATCGTTGATGGTTTGGATGGTCACGTATTCGTGAACCCTACCGAAGAGATTGTTGCGGAATACCGTGCTAAACAGGTGGCATACGACAAGCAACGCGAAGAGTGGCGCAAGCTGCGCGGCGAAGCTACAGTTTCTGTCGATGGTGTCCATGTCGAACTGGCAGCCAATATTGGTACGCCTAATGATGTAGCTGGTGTTCTGGACAACGGTGGTGAAGGCGTTGGCTTGTACCGTACGGAGTTCTTGTACATGGGACGCGATAAGCTTCCATCCGAAGAAGTACAGTATACGGCGTACAAAACCGTTCTGGAAAGAATGGAAGGTAAGCCGGTTGTAGTCCGTACTTTGGATATCGGTGGCGACAAAGAACTTCCTTATCTGGACCTGCCGAAAGAAATGAATCCGTTCCTCGGATTCCGTGCTATTCGTCTGTGTCTGGATCGCCAGGATATTTTCCGCACTCAATTGCGTGCTTTGTTGCGTGCGAGTGTGCATGGTAACCTGCGCATCATGTTCCCGATGATTGCTACGCTGAACGAATTCCGTGAAGCTAAAGCTGTTTTGTTGGAAGAAAAGGAAAAGTTGATAGCCGAGGGTGTATCCGTATCTGAAGAAATTCAGTTGGGCATCATGGTAGAAATTCCTTCTACAGCGGTATTGGCTGACCAATTCGCAAAAGAAGTGGATTTCTTCAGTATCGGTACAAACGATCTGATTCAATACACAATGGCAGCGGATCGCATGAACGAGCGAGTTTCTTACCTGTATCAACCATACAATCCATCCATTCTGCGTCTGGTGAAAATGGTTATTGATGCCGCTCACCGTGAAGGACGTTGGGTTGGTATGTGTGGTGAAATGGCAGGAGATACAACAGCAATTCCGTTGCTGCTGGGTCTTGGACTTGATGAGTTCAGTATGAGCGCAACTTCCATTCTGCCAGCACGTAGTCAAATCTCCAAGTTGTCCCGTGCGGACATGGAAAAACTGGCTACAAAAGCTCTGGACATGCAAACAGCAGAACAGGTTGTTGAATTGGTTCAAAGCATCGAAGGCTAA
- the glcT gene encoding glucose PTS transporter transcription antiterminator GlcT, which translates to MSSLKVAKALNNNVIIGMHPEHDEVVVIGKGIGFNRRPGDLMPLDSVEKLFILKSHEEQEQYKRLLPELDEKLIEVIGEVLHLVQLQAKKPLNEHILIALTDHIAFSINRHKQGITIHNPFLYETREIYPQEYKMAEQAVALIRDKMDVDLGEDEIGFVALHIYSAMTNQHISEVRKDSRLIADMVQVVETTLDYRIPLQSLDYSRLLTHLRFAIERVRRGEIVQEIYRLDKLLNDEYPEMYMLAWKLTKIMEKRLRKSVYPAEVSYLTMHLQRLSQRKEQGEQQK; encoded by the coding sequence GTGAGCAGCCTAAAAGTGGCCAAAGCGCTGAATAACAATGTGATTATAGGGATGCATCCCGAGCATGATGAGGTTGTCGTGATTGGAAAAGGAATCGGTTTCAATCGCAGACCCGGCGATCTTATGCCGTTGGATTCAGTTGAAAAATTATTTATATTAAAAAGCCATGAAGAACAGGAGCAGTACAAACGGTTGCTTCCTGAGCTGGATGAAAAGCTCATTGAGGTCATCGGTGAGGTGCTTCATCTTGTTCAGCTTCAAGCTAAGAAGCCTCTAAATGAGCACATACTGATTGCTTTAACTGACCATATCGCTTTTTCCATCAACCGTCATAAACAGGGAATTACGATTCATAATCCGTTTTTGTATGAGACTAGGGAAATATATCCTCAGGAATACAAGATGGCTGAGCAGGCTGTTGCTTTAATCAGGGATAAGATGGATGTAGATCTGGGAGAAGATGAAATCGGATTCGTGGCCCTGCATATTTATAGCGCCATGACAAACCAGCATATCTCCGAGGTTAGGAAGGATTCTCGTCTGATTGCTGATATGGTTCAGGTTGTCGAGACGACACTGGATTATCGTATTCCTCTTCAATCTCTTGATTATTCTCGACTGCTGACTCATCTGAGGTTTGCGATTGAACGTGTGCGCCGGGGAGAAATTGTGCAGGAGATTTATCGATTGGACAAGCTTTTGAATGACGAGTATCCGGAAATGTATATGCTGGCCTGGAAGCTCACGAAAATTATGGAGAAAAGACTCCGTAAATCTGTGTACCCGGCTGAGGTTAGTTATTTGACAATGCATCTGCAACGGTTGTCCCAACGCAAAGAGCAGGGGGAGCAACAAAAGTGA